In Blastopirellula sp. J2-11, a single genomic region encodes these proteins:
- a CDS encoding YybH family protein, with protein sequence MKAQTFLTAICLAMLTFGIIQAEDPLSAEEEITANVVSYIAAYNAADPDRLAEHWAKNAEYLCRTTGEKVVGRDAIRRQFAERCELGNLPKLTVEIDSIRFVKPDVAVEEGTARISHSGEEPKLLSYTAIHVKEEDAWKLDSVHETIISDQLSSEPEVSTARQQLEPLAWLVGRWVDNSEGATVETMGRWSKNECFLIRSFKVYVSDVVDLDGTEVIGWDPAQQCIRGWVFDSDGGFAEEKWSEENGRWFVRATGVLPDGGKASSLRTMRRTADDKYESRSISRTLDGELLPDLGPFHVVRQPEE encoded by the coding sequence ATGAAGGCGCAAACGTTTCTAACGGCAATTTGCCTGGCGATGTTGACATTTGGCATCATTCAAGCGGAAGACCCCCTTTCCGCCGAGGAGGAAATCACGGCGAACGTCGTCTCGTATATCGCTGCCTATAATGCTGCCGATCCTGACCGGCTCGCAGAACATTGGGCGAAAAACGCCGAATATCTTTGCCGTACGACCGGCGAGAAAGTGGTGGGCCGAGACGCAATCCGGCGCCAATTCGCCGAACGCTGCGAGCTGGGTAACCTGCCGAAATTGACCGTTGAAATCGACTCGATTCGCTTCGTAAAGCCCGATGTCGCCGTCGAAGAAGGAACCGCTCGCATATCCCATTCCGGCGAAGAGCCAAAACTGCTGTCCTACACCGCAATCCATGTCAAAGAAGAAGACGCTTGGAAACTAGATAGCGTTCACGAAACGATCATTAGCGACCAGCTGTCAAGCGAGCCGGAAGTTTCTACGGCCCGTCAGCAGTTGGAGCCGTTGGCTTGGCTCGTCGGCCGCTGGGTCGACAATTCAGAAGGAGCGACCGTCGAGACAATGGGACGCTGGAGCAAGAATGAATGCTTCTTGATCCGTTCCTTCAAAGTCTATGTGTCCGATGTGGTTGATCTGGACGGGACTGAAGTCATTGGCTGGGATCCAGCCCAACAATGTATTCGCGGCTGGGTGTTCGATTCAGACGGCGGATTCGCCGAAGAGAAATGGTCCGAAGAGAACGGACGCTGGTTCGTGCGTGCTACCGGCGTTTTACCCGACGGCGGCAAGGCTTCGTCACTGCGCACCATGCGTCGCACAGCGGACGATAAATATGAATCACGATCGATCTCTCGCACGCTCGACGGCGAGCTGCTTCCTGATCTTGGTCCTTTTCATGTGGTCCGGCAGCCCGAAGAATAA
- a CDS encoding nitroreductase family protein produces the protein MDTFDAIYQRRSIKHYDPTHEMTEAEVRKLMDAALQSPTSFNMQNWRFVVVRDKEVRKQLRAAAYGQAQVEEASMVIVLCAHLNAHALEPQRYWRESPPEVGKKLADLLFNLYEGNEQLQRDEAMRSVGIAGQTIMLAAKAMGYDSCPMVGYDPKKVAEVIRLPEEHVLGYLITVGKAIQPAWPKPGQLSAEEVVIRDQFT, from the coding sequence ATGGACACTTTTGACGCGATTTACCAGCGACGCTCGATCAAGCACTACGATCCGACGCACGAGATGACCGAAGCAGAGGTCCGCAAGTTGATGGACGCGGCGCTCCAGTCGCCGACCTCGTTCAATATGCAGAACTGGCGTTTTGTGGTTGTCCGCGACAAAGAGGTCCGCAAACAACTGCGAGCCGCCGCTTACGGTCAAGCGCAGGTCGAAGAAGCGTCGATGGTGATTGTGCTGTGTGCCCATCTGAACGCTCATGCGCTAGAGCCGCAGCGTTACTGGCGAGAATCTCCCCCGGAAGTTGGCAAAAAACTGGCGGACCTGCTCTTCAATCTGTATGAGGGGAACGAACAGCTTCAGCGCGACGAGGCGATGCGCAGCGTCGGAATCGCGGGGCAAACGATCATGCTGGCCGCCAAAGCGATGGGTTATGACAGTTGCCCGATGGTCGGTTATGACCCGAAAAAAGTGGCCGAAGTGATCCGCTTGCCCGAGGAGCATGTGCTGGGCTACCTCATTACGGTCGGCAAAGCGATTCAACCAGCCTGGCCGAAGCCGGGTCAGTTGTCGGCGGAGGAAGTGGTGATCCGCGACCAATTCACGTAA
- the ispH gene encoding 4-hydroxy-3-methylbut-2-enyl diphosphate reductase: protein MKVILASPRGFCAGVNMAIESLDLALQAFGAPVYVYHEIVHNKYVVTTFKEKGAIFIDDLNEAPEGSTLLFSAHGVSPEIRQMAKDRKLFAIDATCPLVTKVHLEAIRFAKQHYTIFLIGHEGHDEVIGTMGEAPEAIILVESAEDVPNLQVADDSKLAYLTQTTLSVDDANRIIGALKQRFPQVIGPPKEDICYATQNRQEAVRILATDADLVLVLGSQNSSNSQRLKELSRESGTPGYLLDGASDLKPEWFEGVETVLVTAGASAPEEVVQECLDYLVEKHGAQITPHSIREEQVHFPLPRELREKALPKA from the coding sequence ATGAAAGTGATCCTCGCCAGTCCCCGCGGCTTTTGTGCCGGCGTCAACATGGCTATTGAGAGTCTCGACCTTGCTTTGCAAGCGTTTGGGGCGCCGGTCTACGTCTATCATGAAATCGTCCACAACAAATATGTGGTGACCACCTTCAAAGAGAAGGGGGCGATTTTTATCGACGATTTGAACGAAGCGCCCGAAGGCTCGACGTTGCTCTTCAGCGCCCATGGAGTTTCGCCCGAAATTCGCCAGATGGCGAAGGACCGCAAACTCTTCGCAATCGACGCGACTTGCCCGCTGGTGACCAAGGTTCATCTCGAAGCGATTCGTTTCGCCAAACAACATTACACGATCTTTTTGATCGGCCACGAAGGTCACGACGAAGTGATCGGCACGATGGGGGAAGCCCCCGAGGCGATCATCTTGGTCGAATCGGCCGAGGATGTCCCCAATCTGCAAGTTGCGGATGACAGTAAGTTGGCCTATCTGACGCAAACGACGCTGTCGGTCGACGACGCCAATCGGATTATCGGTGCGCTTAAGCAACGTTTTCCGCAGGTGATCGGTCCGCCGAAAGAAGATATTTGCTATGCAACGCAAAATCGCCAGGAAGCGGTGCGAATTTTGGCGACCGACGCCGATTTGGTGCTGGTGCTGGGAAGCCAGAACAGCTCGAACAGCCAACGTTTGAAAGAACTGTCGCGGGAGTCAGGCACGCCGGGCTATCTGCTCGACGGAGCTTCCGACTTGAAGCCAGAATGGTTTGAAGGCGTGGAAACGGTCCTCGTCACCGCCGGCGCCAGTGCGCCGGAAGAAGTTGTGCAGGAATGTCTCGACTATCTGGTCGAGAAGCATGGCGCCCAGATCACGCCGCACAGCATTCGCGAAGAGCAGGTACATTTTCCACTGCCGCGCGAACTGCGTGAGAAGGCCCTGCCCAAAGCGTAG
- the hpnE gene encoding hydroxysqualene dehydroxylase HpnE, protein MKSGKRSEATHRPSVAVVGGGLAGLAAAEALSRSGMLVTLLESRRYLGGRAGSFRDEATGRLFDHCQHVAMGCCTNFLDFCAQTGVAPYFRRERRLHFIDAQGKTYPFAPVEALPAPLHLAPAFWRQRYLTMGQRLGIGTALRRMARLSEEQAESLCVGPWLREQKQAADVIHRFWEIILVSALGDSIEKTSVAAARKVMIDGFLAHHHAADLHLPAAPLGQIYEEGIARHLFDRGVRIEMESPVDEVFRKSVGGGFSVSVKDEATLQFENVVLAIPGRRVKAVLAPRLFEKVPDLARVDQINYAPITSVHLWFEKPITDLPHAVLLDRTSQWLFAHGAATSPHDGQTSAYYYQVVISASHDLPSGDQAAIIAAVTRELAELWPVAATPLFARVITQKAAVFSAVPGLEAIRPPQSTPVAGLYLAGDWTKTGWPATMEGAIRSGRLAAEALLRRYGREEQLVTPDLPHAWLCRKLFR, encoded by the coding sequence ATGAAGTCTGGCAAACGAAGTGAAGCGACGCACCGGCCTTCGGTCGCGGTCGTGGGAGGCGGACTCGCCGGACTCGCGGCGGCCGAAGCGCTGTCACGTAGCGGCATGTTGGTCACGTTGCTCGAATCGCGTCGCTATCTGGGGGGGCGTGCAGGTTCGTTTCGAGATGAAGCGACCGGACGACTCTTTGATCATTGCCAGCATGTTGCGATGGGCTGTTGCACCAACTTTCTCGATTTCTGCGCGCAAACCGGCGTCGCTCCCTATTTTCGTCGTGAGCGCCGGCTCCACTTCATTGACGCCCAGGGGAAAACGTATCCTTTTGCGCCGGTCGAAGCATTGCCGGCTCCGCTGCATCTGGCTCCGGCGTTCTGGCGCCAACGTTATCTCACGATGGGACAGCGGCTCGGTATCGGCACAGCGCTGCGCCGCATGGCGCGACTTTCGGAAGAGCAAGCCGAGTCGCTTTGCGTGGGACCTTGGCTGCGTGAGCAAAAGCAAGCGGCCGACGTTATTCATCGCTTTTGGGAAATCATTTTGGTTAGCGCTTTGGGAGATTCGATCGAGAAAACATCGGTCGCCGCCGCTCGCAAAGTGATGATCGATGGATTTTTGGCGCATCATCACGCGGCCGATTTACACCTTCCGGCGGCGCCGCTGGGGCAGATCTACGAAGAGGGAATCGCTCGCCATCTGTTTGATCGCGGGGTTCGCATCGAGATGGAGTCGCCGGTTGACGAAGTCTTTCGAAAATCGGTCGGCGGCGGCTTCAGCGTTTCGGTGAAAGACGAAGCGACTCTGCAATTTGAAAACGTCGTGTTGGCGATTCCAGGTCGTCGCGTCAAAGCGGTGCTGGCGCCCCGTTTGTTTGAAAAGGTCCCAGATCTGGCCCGCGTCGACCAGATCAACTATGCCCCGATCACTAGCGTTCATCTCTGGTTTGAAAAGCCGATCACCGATTTGCCGCATGCGGTTCTGCTCGATCGAACCAGTCAGTGGCTCTTCGCGCACGGCGCAGCGACGTCGCCGCATGACGGTCAAACCTCCGCCTACTACTACCAAGTAGTCATCAGCGCGTCGCACGATCTGCCGTCCGGCGATCAGGCGGCGATCATCGCTGCGGTGACGCGTGAACTGGCCGAGCTCTGGCCAGTCGCCGCAACGCCTCTGTTTGCCCGCGTGATTACGCAAAAGGCGGCGGTCTTTTCCGCAGTCCCTGGGTTGGAAGCCATACGTCCTCCGCAATCGACGCCGGTCGCCGGCCTCTATTTAGCCGGCGATTGGACGAAGACCGGCTGGCCCGCCACGATGGAAGGAGCCATCCGCAGCGGCCGACTCGCCGCCGAAGCGCTGCTCCGCCGATATGGTCGCGAAGAACAACTGGTGACGCCTGACTTGCCGCACGCCTGGCTTTGCCGGAAGCTGTTTCGGTAG
- the hpnC gene encoding squalene synthase HpnC, whose protein sequence is MPDSPFERQLQQYGPNSQHEPCSLAAATDYCQRLTKSHYENFTVASWLLPRELRPHFAHVYAYCRWSDDLADEVDDDARSLQLLSWWRSELDACYRGQTWHPVFVALAETIRQFEIPIEPLADLLTAFEQDQRVKRYATHDQLLTYCNHSANPVGRLVLYLGRSYCAETVELSDSICTGLQLANFWQDVARDFAIGRIYLPEADRQKFGVTQEMLSSRVAAPPLRQLLQFEVERAERYLHAGRPLIDQITPQLRLDVELFLAGGLAICQAIRRQNFDVLKSRPTIGKWRKLQLLLGCLTRRTFSRGSRQSIAATQEALH, encoded by the coding sequence GTGCCCGATTCACCATTTGAGCGGCAGCTTCAACAATACGGTCCCAATTCTCAGCACGAGCCCTGTTCGCTCGCGGCGGCGACCGATTATTGCCAACGGCTAACAAAAAGCCACTACGAAAATTTCACCGTCGCTAGCTGGCTGCTGCCGCGAGAATTACGCCCTCATTTTGCCCATGTCTACGCCTACTGCCGCTGGTCCGACGATCTGGCCGACGAAGTGGACGACGACGCTCGCAGTCTGCAACTGCTCTCATGGTGGAGATCCGAGCTCGACGCATGTTATCGAGGTCAGACCTGGCATCCGGTGTTTGTCGCACTAGCCGAGACAATTCGTCAGTTTGAAATCCCTATCGAGCCATTGGCCGACCTGCTGACCGCATTCGAACAAGATCAGCGGGTCAAACGGTACGCGACCCATGATCAGCTGCTCACCTACTGCAATCATTCGGCCAACCCGGTCGGGCGACTAGTCCTCTATCTGGGGCGCTCCTACTGCGCAGAAACGGTGGAGCTTTCCGATTCAATCTGCACCGGACTGCAACTGGCCAACTTTTGGCAAGATGTGGCTCGTGATTTTGCGATCGGCCGCATTTACCTGCCGGAAGCAGATCGCCAGAAATTTGGGGTGACGCAGGAGATGCTCTCCTCGCGGGTCGCTGCTCCCCCACTTCGCCAGCTGTTGCAATTTGAAGTCGAGCGGGCCGAGCGCTATTTACACGCGGGCCGTCCCTTGATTGACCAGATCACGCCGCAATTGCGATTGGATGTCGAACTATTTCTGGCCGGCGGCCTGGCGATCTGTCAGGCGATCCGCCGGCAGAACTTTGACGTGCTGAAGTCTCGCCCTACCATCGGTAAATGGCGAAAGTTGCAACTGCTGCTTGGTTGCCTAACGCGGCGCACCTTTTCGCGCGGTTCCCGCCAATCGATCGCCGCTACGCAGGAGGCGTTGCATTGA
- a CDS encoding phytoene/squalene synthase family protein, producing MTHSLADSYAYCRKMAKRSGSNFVMSFMLLPRPKSQAMYALYAFMRQTDDLGDQPGELLVKQGALEQWRFDLHAALAGETPSDLRLPALVDTIRRNEIPIEYLTAVIDGVERDLTPQPFSTFAESQHYCYQVAAAVGLACLHVWGFQGEAALPPALACGYAFQWTNILRDVHEDALTGRLYLPQDEMTRFGVSIEDFATSRATDGFRELMQFQIERAAQFYDEAESLQSLLHADGRKIFPAMFCTYRGLLARIAQDPTAVLRQRVSVGSWKKMRIVTSLMLSQLFDFSTPTTVQR from the coding sequence TTGACTCACTCGCTCGCCGACAGTTACGCCTATTGCCGCAAGATGGCGAAGCGATCTGGCTCGAACTTCGTCATGTCGTTCATGCTCTTGCCGCGTCCCAAGAGCCAAGCGATGTATGCGCTCTACGCGTTCATGCGACAGACCGATGACCTGGGGGACCAGCCAGGCGAACTGCTCGTAAAGCAAGGGGCGCTCGAACAATGGCGGTTCGATCTGCACGCGGCGCTCGCCGGAGAGACGCCAAGCGACCTGCGTTTGCCGGCGCTAGTCGATACGATCCGCCGCAACGAAATTCCGATCGAGTATCTCACCGCGGTGATCGACGGCGTCGAGCGAGATTTGACGCCGCAGCCGTTTTCCACATTCGCCGAATCGCAACATTACTGCTACCAAGTCGCGGCCGCGGTCGGCCTGGCCTGTTTGCATGTCTGGGGTTTTCAGGGAGAAGCGGCGCTTCCACCGGCGCTTGCCTGCGGCTATGCGTTCCAATGGACCAACATCCTCCGCGACGTGCACGAAGACGCATTGACCGGCAGACTCTATTTGCCGCAAGACGAAATGACCCGTTTCGGCGTCTCCATCGAGGACTTCGCAACCAGTCGCGCGACCGACGGCTTTCGCGAACTGATGCAATTTCAAATCGAGCGGGCCGCGCAGTTTTATGACGAAGCGGAGTCGCTGCAGTCGCTGCTGCACGCCGACGGCCGCAAGATTTTTCCGGCGATGTTTTGCACCTACCGAGGATTGCTCGCTCGCATCGCACAAGATCCAACCGCCGTGCTGCGACAGCGCGTCTCGGTCGGTTCTTGGAAGAAAATGCGGATCGTCACCTCGTTGATGCTGTCTCAACTCTTTGATTTTTCTACTCCGACGACGGTCCAACGCTGA
- a CDS encoding winged helix-turn-helix domain-containing protein, producing MSTDSATFESIARIGETAGAIWSTLHADGPMSLSRLVKQVGLPRDHVMQAIGWLAREDKLAFEESGRNKLVCLREATE from the coding sequence ATGTCTACGGACTCGGCCACGTTCGAATCGATTGCACGAATTGGCGAAACGGCCGGCGCTATCTGGTCAACACTGCATGCCGATGGTCCGATGTCACTGTCGCGACTGGTCAAACAGGTCGGCCTGCCGCGCGATCATGTGATGCAGGCGATCGGTTGGCTCGCCCGCGAAGATAAGCTGGCCTTTGAAGAAAGCGGACGCAATAAGTTGGTCTGCCTGCGCGAAGCGACGGAATAA
- a CDS encoding VWA domain-containing protein yields the protein MQDSSSFNSGAHLGMFSEIRFDNPWFFLLLLLIPLVIELGRKSLSVMTRSRGAAAILLRVFILLLLIAALAETQTLQRHDRMTVIYLLDQSQSIPSDQRQAMVEYVVGEVHAHRREEQGDRVGVIVFGDQPAIEFPPTDAPLPPLKRLAALALVETDETNLAGAMQLAQASLQSDSSGRIVIVSDGNQTIGDALPIARSLAASGVGIDVAPIFASSSSAEVIVEKLTTPETARVGQTFQASVVLTNETPEGGQAHTARGKLSLVRKAGMNEVVLAEQEIELPPGKKVFAFENVLNEANFYTYQVRFTPSDKQDDLLTQNNEATSFVNAHGKGRILLIEDWERTGQFDHLIERMKAHELDVDVQPSNQLFTSMADLQPYDAVILADVPRASGSSGEEITSFSDRQIELLVRNTQQLGCGLLILGGPSSFGAGGWANTKLEEASPVRFTIRDAKVVPVGALMLVLDKSGSMQGEKMQMTQGAALAAIRAMGASDFAGVIGFDAQAQRIVPIRKVDNPGMFVAQVRKLSASGGTNMTPGVALGFRELQNVDAGVKHMIVLSDGQTEPGNVAQIASDMKKMGMTVSAVAVGSDADQKLMATVARNGGGKFYAVNNPKAIPRIFMREARRVAQPLVKEAPGMSPALYSSHEILQGVNGMPTFDGFVMTTVKDSPLVEVGLVAPIPEKHPENATLLASWQYGLGRTVVFTSDAGARWTNRWTEWEGYDKFFMQMLRYAMRPAGDQADFAVATEEANGKVKVIVTALDTAKDDVNFLSVVGAAVTPGMAAENFSLTQTAPGRYEGNFPARDSGSYFVSIATGPGKPVLRTGVNISYSAEFLHRPTNLHLLEQIAGNVPKGGEPGAVIRNATSDLSADGRVDTFRRGLPAAISLQQAWPWVLVLAAAAFVGDVAFRRITIGWEWLIAVRRWLGLKLQGDEKKADDRLERLRATKQRASASYQATARFESPELMEPEVKSRVAPSLHEEDSQPLTEQETQLAGGESEGEDYVTRLLKAKRQAREAASETNDPSVDDDDFFS from the coding sequence ATGCAAGACTCATCTTCATTCAACAGCGGAGCCCATCTCGGCATGTTCAGCGAGATCCGTTTCGATAATCCCTGGTTCTTTTTGCTTTTGCTGCTGATCCCGTTGGTGATCGAGTTGGGGCGAAAGTCACTGTCGGTCATGACCCGATCGCGCGGCGCTGCGGCGATTTTGCTCCGCGTCTTCATCTTGCTATTGCTCATCGCGGCCTTGGCCGAAACGCAAACGTTGCAGCGACACGACCGAATGACGGTCATCTATTTGCTCGATCAATCGCAAAGCATTCCCAGCGATCAGCGTCAGGCGATGGTCGAATATGTCGTCGGCGAAGTCCATGCGCATCGCCGCGAAGAACAGGGAGACCGTGTGGGCGTGATCGTCTTTGGCGATCAGCCGGCGATCGAGTTTCCCCCGACCGACGCTCCCCTTCCCCCATTAAAACGTTTGGCCGCGCTAGCGCTGGTCGAGACGGACGAAACCAATCTCGCCGGCGCGATGCAGCTGGCGCAAGCTTCTCTGCAGTCGGACTCGTCCGGGCGCATCGTGATTGTCTCGGACGGCAACCAGACGATCGGCGATGCGTTGCCGATCGCACGAAGTTTGGCGGCCAGCGGAGTTGGAATTGATGTGGCGCCGATTTTTGCGTCTTCCTCCTCCGCCGAAGTGATCGTAGAAAAGCTAACGACGCCAGAGACGGCCCGCGTCGGACAAACCTTTCAGGCCAGCGTCGTATTGACCAACGAAACGCCTGAGGGGGGCCAGGCGCACACCGCGCGGGGCAAGCTCTCGCTGGTTCGCAAAGCAGGCATGAACGAAGTTGTCCTTGCGGAGCAAGAGATTGAATTGCCGCCAGGCAAGAAAGTATTCGCGTTCGAGAACGTGTTGAATGAAGCGAACTTCTATACTTACCAGGTTCGTTTTACGCCTAGCGACAAACAAGACGATTTGCTGACGCAAAACAACGAAGCGACTTCGTTTGTCAACGCGCACGGCAAAGGACGGATCTTGCTGATCGAAGATTGGGAGCGAACCGGACAGTTTGATCATCTCATTGAGCGCATGAAAGCGCACGAGTTGGACGTCGACGTCCAGCCGAGCAATCAGCTGTTCACATCCATGGCCGATCTGCAGCCGTACGATGCGGTCATCTTGGCCGATGTGCCACGGGCCAGCGGATCGAGCGGCGAAGAGATCACCAGCTTCAGCGATCGTCAGATCGAACTGTTGGTTCGCAACACGCAGCAGTTGGGTTGCGGGCTCTTGATCTTGGGCGGTCCCAGTAGTTTTGGCGCCGGCGGCTGGGCCAACACCAAGTTGGAAGAAGCTTCGCCGGTTCGCTTCACCATTCGTGACGCCAAGGTGGTGCCGGTCGGCGCGTTGATGCTGGTGCTCGACAAGTCGGGCTCAATGCAGGGCGAAAAGATGCAGATGACGCAAGGAGCGGCGCTTGCGGCGATTCGCGCGATGGGCGCTTCTGACTTTGCCGGCGTCATTGGATTTGACGCTCAGGCCCAGCGGATCGTGCCGATTCGCAAGGTCGATAACCCCGGCATGTTTGTCGCCCAAGTTCGCAAGTTAAGCGCTTCCGGCGGAACGAACATGACGCCGGGCGTCGCGCTGGGATTTCGCGAACTGCAAAACGTCGATGCCGGCGTCAAGCATATGATTGTCTTGTCGGACGGACAAACCGAACCAGGCAATGTGGCCCAGATCGCCAGCGACATGAAAAAGATGGGCATGACCGTCAGCGCCGTCGCGGTCGGCTCCGACGCCGATCAAAAATTGATGGCGACCGTCGCTAGAAATGGAGGCGGCAAGTTTTACGCCGTCAACAATCCGAAAGCGATCCCCCGAATTTTTATGCGAGAAGCACGCCGCGTGGCGCAGCCTCTGGTGAAGGAGGCGCCAGGCATGTCGCCGGCTCTCTATTCGTCACATGAAATCTTGCAAGGCGTCAACGGCATGCCCACCTTCGATGGATTTGTCATGACGACGGTCAAGGATAGTCCGCTCGTCGAAGTTGGATTGGTTGCGCCGATTCCGGAGAAGCATCCCGAAAACGCCACTTTGCTTGCAAGTTGGCAGTATGGACTGGGACGAACCGTCGTCTTTACCAGTGACGCCGGCGCACGTTGGACCAATCGCTGGACCGAGTGGGAAGGCTACGACAAGTTCTTCATGCAGATGTTGCGTTACGCGATGCGACCGGCCGGTGATCAAGCCGATTTCGCCGTCGCAACGGAAGAAGCGAACGGCAAAGTCAAAGTGATTGTTACGGCGCTCGATACGGCGAAGGATGACGTCAACTTCCTGAGCGTTGTTGGCGCCGCCGTCACGCCGGGCATGGCGGCGGAGAATTTTTCGCTAACCCAAACCGCTCCAGGGCGATACGAGGGAAACTTTCCGGCTCGTGATTCGGGAAGTTACTTTGTGTCGATCGCCACCGGCCCCGGAAAGCCGGTCTTGCGGACCGGCGTCAACATCAGCTATTCGGCCGAATTCCTGCACCGCCCGACTAATCTCCATCTCCTTGAGCAGATCGCTGGCAACGTGCCGAAAGGGGGCGAGCCAGGCGCCGTCATTCGCAACGCGACTTCCGACTTAAGCGCCGATGGACGCGTCGATACGTTCCGCCGCGGCTTGCCGGCGGCGATTAGTTTGCAGCAGGCCTGGCCGTGGGTGTTGGTGTTAGCGGCCGCCGCGTTTGTCGGTGATGTCGCGTTTCGCCGGATCACGATCGGCTGGGAATGGCTGATCGCCGTGCGACGTTGGCTCGGCTTGAAATTGCAAGGGGACGAAAAGAAAGCCGACGATCGGCTTGAGCGACTGCGGGCCACCAAGCAACGCGCTTCCGCTTCTTATCAAGCGACGGCCCGCTTCGAATCGCCGGAGCTAATGGAGCCGGAAGTCAAGTCACGCGTCGCCCCTTCGTTGCACGAGGAAGATTCGCAGCCTCTTACCGAGCAAGAAACGCAACTGGCCGGCGGCGAGTCCGAAGGAGAAGACTACGTCACTCGGCTCTTGAAAGCGAAGCGACAAGCCCGAGAAGCGGCTAGCGAGACGAATGATCCCTCCGTCGATGACGACGATTTCTTTTCGTAG
- a CDS encoding DUF1501 domain-containing protein, whose translation MQCKGNLLSRRNALTIGAIGGLGLTLSDMFRLREARAELKQYDNIAVKAKSVIHIYLPGGMAHQESFDPKPYSPIEYRGEMGTIKTNTGEFFSETLPKTAQVADKIAVIRSMTHGEAAHERGTHNMFTGYKPSPALNYPCFGSVVSHEYGPKNNLPPYVCIPNQPNEFAGTGYLSSSFAPFSLGGDPASNGFKVRDLSLPGNVDEARFSRRRSALDAVNDYFKQKNESDAVGAMDTFYERAYSLISAPEAREAFNIDAEDAKIRDEYGRNTAGQRMLMARRLVAAGVRMVTLTYGGWDMHTNISGSMRKTMPSFDQAYATLIRDLDRNGLLDETLVMVSSEFGRTPKVNKDAGRDHWPKVFSVAMAGGGIRGGQIYGTSNATASEPETDPVRPEDLATTMYHLMGIVADKELMAPGGRPIEIVDGGKVVQGLLA comes from the coding sequence ATGCAATGCAAGGGAAATCTGCTAAGCCGACGTAACGCGCTCACCATTGGAGCAATCGGCGGTCTAGGGCTGACGCTCAGCGACATGTTCCGCCTTCGCGAAGCTCGCGCTGAGCTCAAGCAATACGACAACATCGCCGTGAAGGCGAAGAGCGTCATCCACATCTACCTGCCGGGCGGCATGGCTCATCAAGAGTCGTTCGATCCGAAGCCGTATTCGCCGATTGAGTATCGCGGCGAAATGGGCACCATCAAGACAAACACCGGCGAATTCTTCAGCGAGACCTTGCCGAAAACGGCTCAAGTCGCCGACAAAATCGCCGTCATCCGCTCGATGACCCATGGTGAAGCGGCCCACGAACGCGGCACGCACAACATGTTCACCGGCTACAAGCCGAGCCCGGCTTTGAATTACCCTTGCTTCGGCTCGGTGGTCAGCCACGAGTACGGTCCGAAGAACAACCTGCCGCCGTACGTCTGCATTCCGAACCAACCGAATGAATTCGCGGGGACCGGCTACCTCAGCTCGTCGTTCGCGCCGTTCAGCTTGGGGGGCGATCCGGCCTCGAACGGTTTCAAAGTTCGCGATTTGAGCCTGCCGGGTAATGTCGATGAAGCTCGCTTCTCGCGTCGCCGCTCGGCCTTGGATGCGGTCAACGACTACTTTAAGCAGAAGAACGAATCGGACGCCGTCGGCGCGATGGACACGTTCTACGAACGAGCCTATAGCCTGATCAGCGCTCCAGAAGCTCGCGAAGCGTTCAACATTGACGCTGAAGACGCGAAGATCCGTGACGAATATGGGCGCAACACTGCTGGTCAACGCATGTTGATGGCTCGCCGCTTGGTCGCCGCAGGCGTCCGCATGGTCACTTTGACCTACGGCGGTTGGGACATGCATACCAACATCAGCGGCAGCATGCGTAAAACCATGCCCAGCTTCGATCAGGCCTACGCGACCTTGATTCGCGATCTCGATCGCAACGGCCTGCTGGACGAAACGTTGGTGATGGTCTCGTCCGAGTTCGGTCGTACTCCGAAGGTCAACAAAGACGCTGGCCGCGATCACTGGCCAAAAGTATTCAGCGTGGCGATGGCCGGCGGCGGTATCCGCGGCGGCCAGATTTACGGAACCTCGAACGCCACCGCGAGCGAACCGGAAACCGATCCGGTACGCCCGGAAGATCTGGCGACCACGATGTACCACCTGATGGGCATCGTCGCCGACAAAGAACTCATGGCCCCAGGCGGTCGACCGATCGAAATCGTCGACGGCGGTAAGGTCGTACAAGGCCTACTGGCCTAG